The bacterium nucleotide sequence GAAATGTTCGGTCGCAAACAGCTTTAATCCGCGCGAAACCGTGCTCATGGAAACGAGATAGTCGAATTGATCGCCGCGGTTGATGTCCATGCACTGGGCGATGGGCCCGAGGCCATGCGTGGGATAGAGATTGCCGTTGCGCTTGATGGAATGAGCGGTGCGCCACAGACCCTCTCCTTGCGGCGTCATTTTCAGCTGCCGCAGATCGTGCAGATATCCGGCCTCGCCATGCAAGATTTCGCCCAGCAGCCCTTTACGCACCATGTTGAAGATCATCATCTCTTCATAATCATAACAGCAGTTCTCCATCATCACGCAATGTTTTCGCAGCTTTTCCGACGTTTCCACCAGCTGCCAGCATTCATCCAGCGTCACTGCAGCCGGCACTTCCGTGGCAGCATGTTTGCCGTTTTTCATCGCAGCCACACACACCGGCACATGCAACTCCCACGGGGTGGCGGTGAAAACCAGATCCAGATCTTCGTTTTCGCACAAGCGGATGAAATCGTAATTGCCACGCGTATAGCCGGACGGTTTCGGACGCCCAGCGTCCGTGCACCATTTTTGGATTCGCTCCACTTTTTCCGGAACGATATAGCATACCGCTTTGATCTCCACTCCCGGAATTTTGAGGTAATTGCGCACATGGGCGGAACCCATACCGCCCACGCCGACGAACGCCATACGCACTTGATCGATCGGCGCTCCGCTGAAAAATCGATCCGCCGCCAGACCGCTTTTCCCCTGGCCGTTGGCCTGCTCTTCGGCGGCCAACACCCCTAAACTCGCAGCCACCCCCAGGCTGGTCTTTAAAAACGAACGACGATTGAACTCGGAAGCAAAAGATTGCATGAACCACCTCATTCGGTTGCTGTGACAGTCATCAGGAATTGTTTAGTGCAGCGCTCCTGTCTGAAATAAAAAGGCTGTTACTCGTTGATCTTCATTTCGCTCAAGTTTTGAAGCATCCGCCGGATGTCGCCCAGACCTCTGACCGCCACATAAAGTGTAACCGTCAAATACCAGAGGACGCACGCAGCCGTGATCAGCGCCCAGAATCCTTGCGCTAAGGACATGTCAAGCTCCTTTCTTTTGCGGTTTGAGCAGCGATCCGATCACCATCGCCAGACCGGTGATCACATAGGCGGAGATGCCTGAAAAATAGGGCCCGATTTTTTCCGCCAGCGCCTGAGTGGCCGGCACCTGTTGCATCACTAAAAATCCGACCGGAATCAAGGCGCCGAAAAAGATCGCTGCTCCGGCGCCCCAGCTGTTGGCTCGTTTCCAGTAACAACATGCGATCAGCAGAACGGACATGCTCGACAGATAGATGGTTCCGGTGACGCCGAGATATGTCCACAGATCGCCCTTGAGCGGATACCAGAGCCCATAAAACAGAAGGAAAATGCCGATAAACGCCACAATAAACCGGTTCCACAAAATGCCCTTTTTCTCCGGCCATGGCCTCTTACGGAACGGCGCCATGATATCGTTGTAAATCACGCTGCCCCAGGTGAGCATATAGGAGGAGTCCGTGGACATGTCCGCAGCCAGCATGGCGGCGATCAGC carries:
- a CDS encoding Gfo/Idh/MocA family oxidoreductase, with product MQSFASEFNRRSFLKTSLGVAASLGVLAAEEQANGQGKSGLAADRFFSGAPIDQVRMAFVGVGGMGSAHVRNYLKIPGVEIKAVCYIVPEKVERIQKWCTDAGRPKPSGYTRGNYDFIRLCENEDLDLVFTATPWELHVPVCVAAMKNGKHAATEVPAAVTLDECWQLVETSEKLRKHCVMMENCCYDYEEMMIFNMVRKGLLGEILHGEAGYLHDLRQLKMTPQGEGLWRTAHSIKRNGNLYPTHGLGPIAQCMDINRGDQFDYLVSMSTVSRGLKLFATEHFGADDPRARQNYRQGDVNVSLIRTHNGRVITLYHDCDTPRPYSRINIVQGTRGIAQKWPERIHIEGKSPQHEWEPLQNYAAEFEHPLWRKLRAESAGAGHGGMDFLEDYRLIECLRQGLPTDQNVYDAAAWSAVSELSEQSVARKSRPVDFPDFTRGRWKTLPPLGIVGA
- a CDS encoding sodium:solute symporter family protein, with protein sequence LFNAMLSLATVLTWQTTIVRVLAAKNTKTGLRIYKGTAFFFICRFLIPGIWGIAALATLAPEVVGANSLYAMPKFLATFVPMGLMGLLIAAMLAADMSTDSSYMLTWGSVIYNDIMAPFRKRPWPEKKGILWNRFIVAFIGIFLLFYGLWYPLKGDLWTYLGVTGTIYLSSMSVLLIACCYWKRANSWGAGAAIFFGALIPVGFLVMQQVPATQALAEKIGPYFSGISAYVITGLAMVIGSLLKPQKKGA